CAAAGGCGTAGAGAAAAACGGCAATGACCCGGTTGAGCTGGCAGAGAAACACCGTGCTTTCGAGGAGGTGTGCAAGCGGCAACTGGAGGCCAAGATGCGCGAACAGCAGGAGCGCTTGGAGCGGCGTGAACTCGAATTCAAGTGGCCACCGAAGGGTCGGGACCGCGAATAGGTCTCAGGATTCGCTCTCTGGACTTTCCATCCCGAGTCGAAGCGCAGCACTGACCTCCATGAGTTGCTCAAGATTGAGATAAAGCCGGTACCAGATGTGCAGTACCTCGCTTGCGCGTTTGACCACCTTCTCAGCCTCGGCGTCTTTAAGAGTGGCGGCGATATCCTCCAGATAGAGAGCAAGCTCTATGACCTCGCGATCTTTGGGTAACGTGATTGCGCGTATCTGTTCCATCTTGTCTCGTGTCCGCTCCAGGCTGTAGTGGAGGTTCCACAAGATCGCGAACCCGTTCAGGATATCCAGCAGCTTGAACCTCTCCGGACAGTCATGGGGGAAATGCTTGTCGGCAATCAGCTTGGCGTCTAGTCCCAGGCCCAGAAATTCATGGATATTTTTTGCATGCAGTGGCGAATATTTCATCACTTCTTATAGAGCACCCCTACAGCCCCGTACACGGCTTTTTTCGCTGTCTGCTCCTGTATTGGGGACCGCCCGACGAGAACCCATATGTCGCCTCGCCTGAAGATGCGCCGAAGCTGGCGGGGACGCAAGAGGCACGAAGCGATCCACCGCGCCGGTCAAAGATGACCATTAATGAGGCGCAGGGGATTCTTGGGGTAAGGCAGGCGGCCTACTTGCACGTTATGTCACATGCGCATCCCGATCATGGAGGCTCGAATTACTTTGCCTATGCAGATGACGCATTGAAGGCAAGGATGGGGGGCGTTTGATCGTCATTTATCGCCATCGATACCTGTATTTATGCTCGCGTCAGGATTGATAGGCGGGCATGCTCAGTTGCTCACGGAAAACTTTCCTTCATTGAGCTGGCCGCGTCAATTCAGGAGAGAACTTTGCATCCCGCAGGCGCTTCTTGGCGTCAACAGGCTGCCCGCTCCATTCGCCCCGGCTGCGCCGGCCTCCCGTGTTGCCTGTTCCCCCCTGCGGGGGTGACGCCGCGCCTTGGCGGTCTGTGGCCGGGTTTTTGCGACTGACACAACCAACTCAATGAAAGGAGAAAAGTCATGACCAACAACAATAAGAGCCCGCATTCCGTGCCGTCAGCGTTAACAAACGCGCTGACGAGGATATCTTTGCTGAGATTGCATCACCTCAGAAATCTGTAAAACAATCAAAAAGATGGAGTTTTACGCATGTTTCAATACAATAAATTGATGAGCGACGATGATAAAAAGACGCCGGAATTTGATCGCCTTCTCACCGACGAGGAGTTGGCGCTCGTGGCTAAGCGTCGAATCAAAGGGATGCACCTTCAAGAGATCGAAGGAAATCCCCTCGATGCCGAAGACATCGCTATGTTCGAGATGTTTGACAAAAATCGCTGGTCGCACGAAAAGCGCATCGCTTACATCACCGAACAAGCAAAAATTGCCAGAGACGCTCAGAAAAAATGAGCGACTGGGATTCTTACCTTAACCTCGGCACAGAAACACTGCGCAATAAGCTTGGTATTTCGGACAGCAAATTGCTCGATCAAACCGAGCGGCGTCTCGTCGAGGCCCGAATCGATGAAGGATGCCCTACAGGCAATTTCGATTTAGAACATCTTCAGGCCATCCATCGTCACCTGTTTCAGGATGTGTATGAGTGGGCGGGGGAATTGCGATCCGTTTCTATGTACAAACCTGATTCCAGCTTCATGCCTCCTGATCGCATCGAAACGGGCATGCACTTCGTTCATGAGCAGCTAGTGAAGGCAGATTTTCTCCGCAACATGAATGTTTGGGAATTCTCAGACAGGGCCGCCCAGATTATCGGCGACATCAACCACGCTCACCCGTTTCGCGAAGGGAATGGCCGGACACAGCTTGAATTTCTAGAGCAGCTCGGTGCACGAGCCGGTCACAACATCGACACAACAAGGATCGAACGCGCGGCCTGGATTGAAGCCTCAATCGAGGCGAATCGGGGTAATTATGGCGCGATGAACGACCAAATCCGCGCAGCGATCGTTCCGACTTTGGAGAAAACACAGATTGCGGAAACGCAGGCATGGGAAGCCGATACGGTCGAACGGCAGGAAGCGGCGCGAAGCGTGGAGCATCCTGCTCCAACTCGGGAATGGGAAGTGGCGAGAGAGGCGGAACTAAACCGTCAGGAGATCGAACGCCGGAATCAGTCGGAAGCGCAGCAGAAAGCGCTCGCCGACATTCTCGAAGGGGATCGACGGAAGGGAAAGGCGGAGTCGGAGATAGAGGAACGCCGCCGGAAGGTCGAAAAGGCGCATCGGGAACTGCAAGAGAGGCTGACGCACGAGCAGCAACAGAGGCTTGAGCGGCTTGAATTGCTTTATAGAGGCCCGCCCTCGGAACGCGAACGATAGCTGGCCGTACCCTCGTGCATTCGTAATTGCCTGCCGTAGAGAGATGCCGCTATTCTGGCCAATCTCGAAGTGTTACAATGCATCTGCGGAACCATAGTTATTATTTTTCATAAGTTTTATTACAGAAGGCGAATAGACCCGACCACTGCCAGCAAATGGCGTGTTTTGAGAGGCGGCAAGAACACGCATCTCTGTATTGGAAACCGCCATTGATCTACGTCGAAAATCCCTATGTCGCCCCGCCTGAACCAGACGCGCCGAAGCCGGGGAGGAAGGAGGAGGCGCGAAGCGATTCACCCCCGCGCCGGTCAATGATGACCATTGATGAGGCGCGGGGGATCTTGAGGTTTAAGGCGGGGCGACTGGAGATCAGGTCGGCGTACTTAAAAATTATGTCTAAAGTTCACCCCCGATCATGCAGGCTCCAGTGACTTCGCAAAGCAGCTCAATGCAGCCAAGGCAGTGCTGATGGGAGAGTGAATGCGCGGGGTGTCTACGCGGCTCGTTAACCCATATTAACGGCGAATCGTGCTAGAATCCGTGACCGAAACTGGGAGATTCCCACTGAGCCGATCGGCGTTAGTATTCCTTACCAGCCGATGTTACTCTGGAAATAAGAGAGCCGCAGCACGGTTTACCGTGCTTTGCAGGCCATGTGCGGATATCCGCACAGTCTTGGCAAGGGGTCACTTCGTCCCCCGTTGCATCCCCCGGAGCAGGGGTTTTTCCCAACCCCATGCACCCCAAGGGCGGAGGCTTTGCCTCTGCGACTCCACCAGGCCGTTCCGCCTGGACCTGACCAGGGGCTTTCGCGCCCCATGGACCCTGTGCAGCGGGAAATAGAGCTGCACAGCCAGGAGGTATCGCTCCTGGCCCCTGCGCGGCCCTGCCAGGTTCGTCGCGCAGCCTGTCGTCTGCTGGACCGATCAGGGGCTCGTGCCGCCCCTTGAACCGGGAAGGCCCTTGCGGCGCATGCCAACGCGAAAGGGGCGTCATGGCAGGCAGCGACAAAAGGCGGCGTCCCCGCCAGTCCCTCGTCAGATGGACCGACGAGGAATTTAATGCCGTCTCCGCCAAGGCCGATAAAGCCGGCCTCGCTATTGCCGCCTTCATGCGCGCCGCAGCCTTGGGCGACCCCGGCCCCCGCGCCCAGCGCCGTCCGCCCGCAGACCATAAGGCCCTGCGCCAGATACTGGGTCAGCTCGGACGGATCGGAAACAACCTTAACCAGATCGCCCGTGCCCTCAACGCCGGGGAGCAAATCTACCTCCCGGAACTGAAAGACGCCCTCCGTGCCTACATCGCCATCCGCGATGTTATTTTCAAGGCGCTCGGCAAGAAACCAGGTCCCGACCCATGATTATCAAGGGGGGCAGCCGAGCCGGACCGGAACAACTCGCAAAGCACCTTCAGCGGCGCGACACCAACGAGATGGTCGATATTCTCGAACTCCAGTCCCCGGCTCCCAATCTTGACGAGGCCTTGCGGGACTGGCAGACCCTGTCCGAGGGCACGCGCGGCCAGAAGGGTCTATATCACGTCAACATCGACCCGGCCGAAGGGTACGTCATGTCCCTGGAGCAGTGGGAGCGCTGCGTCGAGGTACTGGAAACGGAACTGGGTTTCGAGGGTCAGCCCCGCGCCGTCGTCATGCACCAGAAGCATAGCCGCCAGCACCTTCACGTCGTCTGGGCGCGGACCGACATCGACACGATGACGCTTCGGTCGGACAGCATGAATTATCCGGCTCATGAACGCGCCAGCAAGGCCATGGAACTTGAATTCGGCCACGAGCCGGTGCCCGGCAAGCACGCGAAACGGGACCGCGAAAAGCAGCCGGAATTCCCCAATGCCGCCGTCAATCATGCCGAATGGCAGCAGGCCCAGCGAACCGGCATCAACCCCGCTGAACGCAAAGACCAGATCACCGCCCTCAAACAGGCCTCCGACAGCCCGCAAGCCTTCATGCGGGCCCTTGAAGAGCAGGGCTACATTCTCGCCAAGGGCGAGCGGCGCGATTTCGTCCTGGTCGATGCGGCTGGGGAGATCTACAGCCTGGCCCGCCAGATTCACGGAATGAAGGCCGCCGAACTCCGCGCGTACATGAAGGGCCTTGACCCTGAAATCCTCCCTACTGCCGAACAGGCAGCACAGCTCCAGCAGCAAATGCAAGACCAGAGAAAGCAAGTGGCAGAAAAGCAGGTCGAACCTGCTCCGCCCGAATCCGATCAACCCGAACCGGCACAACCCGCCGAACAAACAAAGGGTCTCTCTCCGGAGGAAATTCAGGCTATTCAAAAGGCCGTCGCCGACCGCCAAGCCCGCGAGGCGAGAGACATGCGCCAGCGTCAGGAGAACGAATACAACCACACCCGCGACGTCCTCGACGCCGAAATGGCCGAAAGTATCGGGCATTTTGAAGCCCGGCAGGAGGCGGAGCGCGCCCGCTTCGCGCGGGAGAACGCACCGGTCGCCGGTGTTGACCGCGCTATCGACAGATTCCAGCGACGGTGGAATCCAGAGCTTGTCCAGGAACGCGACGCGGAGCGCGAACGCCGCCAGCAGGAGATGGAGAACCGGCTAACGAAAGAGCACGCGGACTATGCCGCGCAACTGAAGCAGACAAGGGACCTCGACCTTGAAAACCTTGCAGAGCGGCACGCGCAGCAACTCCGCGACCATGCGCAACAAACCGCAGAGGACCTCGCCCGCTACATCCGCGAGCAGGAAACCGCCCGCCGTCTCCGCGCCGAGATCAAGGAACGTACCATGGACGGCCCTGAATGGCCGCCGCCGCTCACACGATAAGCGGCTCTGGCTTCCTGCGACCAGAGCTGAGCCGCTTCATTAACCAGGTTGCACAGGTTCGCCCGCCGATATCTCGTTTCGCGAAGGCTACCGCTGCGCACATGCCGCCGACGCCGGATATTTTCGCATCGCGGTTCTTAGCGAAACCGACAACCACACCTGCGGAAGTCGTCTGCACGCCTGACCAGTCTCGCTTCCTGCCATCGAAAATGCTGAGCCGCTTCATTCATCAGGTTGTACAGGCACGCCCGCAGATCATTACCCGATTCCTGAAGAGCATGGCTGCTCTCATGCCGCCGATGCCGACTCTCTTCCCGTCGCGCTTTTTCTCAAAACCACGAGCACCTCTCCGGCACCTTCGCCCCCACTGGCCGAGCGGAAAGCCCAGAGGCCCCGACCTCTGACGCCGATCATCTTCACGGACACCGCCATCGCGGTCTTTGTCCTTCTGTTTCTGCCCCCCCGCCTCCAGTCGTTTTTTCTCCCCTTCCATCATCCCTCGGACTTTTTTTGGCCTTTTACCAGAGCCGTGCTCC
This portion of the Acidicapsa acidisoli genome encodes:
- a CDS encoding Fic/DOC family protein, giving the protein MSDWDSYLNLGTETLRNKLGISDSKLLDQTERRLVEARIDEGCPTGNFDLEHLQAIHRHLFQDVYEWAGELRSVSMYKPDSSFMPPDRIETGMHFVHEQLVKADFLRNMNVWEFSDRAAQIIGDINHAHPFREGNGRTQLEFLEQLGARAGHNIDTTRIERAAWIEASIEANRGNYGAMNDQIRAAIVPTLEKTQIAETQAWEADTVERQEAARSVEHPAPTREWEVAREAELNRQEIERRNQSEAQQKALADILEGDRRKGKAESEIEERRRKVEKAHRELQERLTHEQQQRLERLELLYRGPPSERER
- a CDS encoding MobC family plasmid mobilization relaxosome protein, with the translated sequence MAGSDKRRRPRQSLVRWTDEEFNAVSAKADKAGLAIAAFMRAAALGDPGPRAQRRPPADHKALRQILGQLGRIGNNLNQIARALNAGEQIYLPELKDALRAYIAIRDVIFKALGKKPGPDP
- a CDS encoding relaxase/mobilization nuclease domain-containing protein yields the protein MIIKGGSRAGPEQLAKHLQRRDTNEMVDILELQSPAPNLDEALRDWQTLSEGTRGQKGLYHVNIDPAEGYVMSLEQWERCVEVLETELGFEGQPRAVVMHQKHSRQHLHVVWARTDIDTMTLRSDSMNYPAHERASKAMELEFGHEPVPGKHAKRDREKQPEFPNAAVNHAEWQQAQRTGINPAERKDQITALKQASDSPQAFMRALEEQGYILAKGERRDFVLVDAAGEIYSLARQIHGMKAAELRAYMKGLDPEILPTAEQAAQLQQQMQDQRKQVAEKQVEPAPPESDQPEPAQPAEQTKGLSPEEIQAIQKAVADRQAREARDMRQRQENEYNHTRDVLDAEMAESIGHFEARQEAERARFARENAPVAGVDRAIDRFQRRWNPELVQERDAERERRQQEMENRLTKEHADYAAQLKQTRDLDLENLAERHAQQLRDHAQQTAEDLARYIREQETARRLRAEIKERTMDGPEWPPPLTR